A DNA window from Paenibacillus sp. HWE-109 contains the following coding sequences:
- a CDS encoding helicase-associated domain-containing protein — MRYEQIELKMPPALRELIMSQPWCASFNSQDIALPELLTGATYLNTLAEHLSSDERRTLRLIISTFGCEPFTREALEKQAIVRMAGAQVAVGLIGLRRLGVVAAFRKAWGEQLFVLPEDAFAAWQQLLFPAVQLRANSETEPQMDILGPGAELEQTELEAHPRGLSQQLFHFLAACSQQAALPLTNKGTLHKKQLLKLTQYVKLPPDILRSAGLSYAFREIYDDRAALMLELAIQLGCLASDGNHYLFQKDATLSWLQGPYEHQQKRLYLIWRQLMTPAPVWLQHTLALMERADLKQWCEIDALIQGVRSICTQSAQIKDSSSLREAIFSLWLNPLRLFGFVEIGSDQDDELWFRWLLPPGAEAAREGSGEEVPLNGRTTDKVPSMYVQPDFELLLPPDVPLRTEWTIAALAELRTTELVRTYHLTKESVFRAWELGMDGEEIVRILETYAYHEVPAPISVTLRQWADQVGKLYLEEVTLLRCRSSDVADALMRNEKCASFLGQRIGESDFIIVAKHLPLLTKCLEQMGFTPKSSRKDASSDASLSESISDLRTNGLCYSKDVILLYDMDAHIPQQGDVYPDMQGIPASWLQEFGAYHSSTRKDMIRKAIEWKSVIQLRKEGQSRVIIPRHLREERTGWIMEGLEEYQEIALTGEDWEEMKLILPGINDEGVYR, encoded by the coding sequence ATGAGATATGAACAAATAGAGTTGAAAATGCCCCCAGCCCTAAGGGAACTTATTATGTCTCAGCCATGGTGCGCCTCGTTCAACAGCCAAGACATTGCACTGCCCGAGCTGCTAACGGGCGCAACTTATTTGAACACGTTGGCAGAGCACTTATCTTCGGATGAAAGGCGAACGCTTAGACTGATTATCTCCACATTTGGCTGTGAGCCGTTTACCCGCGAAGCGCTTGAGAAGCAAGCTATTGTTCGGATGGCTGGCGCCCAAGTAGCAGTAGGATTGATTGGTCTGCGCAGGCTTGGTGTAGTTGCCGCTTTTCGCAAAGCGTGGGGGGAGCAGCTTTTTGTGCTCCCGGAAGATGCCTTTGCCGCTTGGCAGCAGTTGCTGTTTCCGGCAGTTCAGCTGCGTGCAAACAGCGAGACGGAGCCTCAAATGGACATTCTTGGGCCTGGTGCAGAACTGGAACAAACGGAACTTGAGGCTCACCCGAGAGGTTTATCGCAGCAGTTGTTTCACTTCTTGGCGGCTTGCAGCCAGCAGGCTGCTCTCCCATTGACGAATAAGGGAACTTTACACAAAAAACAGTTGTTAAAGCTCACGCAGTATGTGAAACTACCGCCGGACATTCTCCGCTCGGCTGGACTGTCTTATGCGTTCAGGGAGATTTATGACGATCGGGCGGCTCTCATGCTGGAGTTGGCTATCCAACTAGGCTGTCTAGCCTCCGATGGAAATCACTATCTATTTCAAAAGGATGCGACTCTCTCCTGGCTGCAAGGTCCCTACGAGCATCAGCAGAAGCGGCTCTATCTGATTTGGCGTCAGTTAATGACGCCTGCTCCGGTTTGGCTGCAGCATACGCTGGCTTTGATGGAAAGAGCCGATTTAAAGCAGTGGTGCGAGATCGATGCGCTTATTCAAGGCGTTAGATCGATTTGTACGCAAAGCGCTCAGATCAAGGATTCGAGTTCACTTCGTGAAGCGATCTTCTCCTTGTGGCTGAATCCGCTTCGCTTGTTTGGTTTTGTTGAGATTGGCTCCGATCAGGATGATGAACTGTGGTTTCGATGGCTGTTGCCGCCGGGCGCAGAAGCTGCCCGGGAAGGCAGCGGCGAAGAGGTTCCACTTAATGGGAGAACGACTGATAAGGTGCCATCGATGTATGTGCAGCCTGATTTTGAGCTGCTGCTTCCGCCGGATGTGCCGCTGCGCACCGAATGGACGATTGCGGCTTTGGCCGAACTTCGCACGACAGAGTTGGTTCGCACGTATCATTTAACGAAGGAAAGTGTGTTCAGAGCCTGGGAATTGGGGATGGATGGCGAAGAGATCGTGCGGATTTTGGAGACATACGCTTATCATGAGGTGCCTGCTCCTATTTCTGTAACTTTGCGGCAATGGGCAGATCAAGTCGGGAAACTGTATCTGGAAGAAGTTACGCTGCTTCGTTGTCGCTCGAGCGACGTAGCTGATGCTCTTATGCGCAACGAGAAATGCGCTTCTTTCCTAGGGCAGAGAATCGGCGAATCTGATTTTATTATAGTCGCTAAGCATTTGCCGCTGCTAACTAAATGCCTGGAGCAAATGGGCTTTACTCCTAAGAGCAGCAGAAAAGATGCCTCGTCTGATGCATCCTTGTCTGAGTCAATTTCCGATTTGCGAACGAACGGTTTGTGTTATTCCAAAGATGTGATTCTGCTGTATGACATGGATGCTCACATTCCTCAGCAAGGTGATGTGTATCCGGACATGCAGGGGATCCCCGCAAGCTGGTTGCAAGAGTTCGGGGCTTATCACAGCTCTACACGCAAGGATATGATTCGCAAAGCGATCGAATGGAAGAGTGTTATTCAGCTTCGCAAAGAAGGGCAGAGCCGCGTTATTATTCCGCGTCATCTGCGGGAAGAACGCACAGGCTGGATCATGGAAGGTCTTGAGGAATATCAGGAGATCGCGCTTACAGGGGAAGATTGGGAAGAAATGAAATTAATTTTACCAGGCATCAACGATGAAGGCGTATACAGATAA
- a CDS encoding asparaginase, with the protein MKPSNTIVRVYRGSITESIHRVHLAVVNAQGTLLHEAGDPQFLTFARSTAKLIQALPVIESGAADHFGLDEAEIALCCASHNGEAEHVSTAQGILGKLGFLHTHLQCGAHEPFHAPTAQAMRERGEAPTTLHNNCSGKHSGMLTLCAHLDASPDTYMSLEHPVQQLMLEAVCAMSEMPKAQMQLGVDGCGVPVFGMPIQHLALAFARLGSPDALAEARANACQRIVAAVRKYPQFLAGSDRFDTRLIEVTKGRIIGKMGAEGIFALTIPEKGLGFVLKIEDGNQRALYPAVVEALKQLSLLSESEVSELRFFHTPTVHNWQGTEVGIIRPDFKL; encoded by the coding sequence ATGAAGCCTTCTAACACCATCGTCCGCGTATATCGCGGAAGTATAACAGAAAGTATTCACCGCGTCCATCTCGCGGTCGTGAACGCCCAAGGAACGCTGCTGCATGAAGCTGGCGATCCTCAGTTCCTCACCTTCGCCCGTTCCACGGCGAAGCTCATTCAAGCGCTGCCGGTCATTGAATCCGGCGCGGCTGATCATTTCGGCTTGGATGAAGCCGAAATTGCCTTGTGCTGCGCTTCCCACAACGGGGAAGCTGAGCATGTGAGCACGGCCCAAGGCATACTGGGCAAGCTCGGGTTCCTGCATACGCACCTGCAGTGCGGTGCGCATGAGCCTTTCCACGCGCCTACCGCGCAAGCGATGCGCGAGCGGGGCGAAGCCCCTACCACCTTGCACAACAATTGCTCAGGCAAACATTCGGGCATGCTAACGCTTTGCGCCCATCTGGATGCTTCGCCGGATACGTACATGAGCTTGGAGCATCCCGTCCAACAGCTCATGCTGGAAGCCGTGTGTGCGATGTCCGAGATGCCCAAAGCACAAATGCAGCTAGGCGTTGATGGCTGCGGAGTGCCGGTATTCGGCATGCCGATTCAGCATCTGGCTCTAGCTTTTGCAAGGCTAGGGAGCCCTGATGCGCTAGCTGAAGCACGTGCAAACGCTTGCCAAAGAATTGTCGCCGCGGTGCGAAAATATCCTCAATTCCTCGCGGGAAGCGATCGCTTCGATACGCGATTAATCGAGGTTACCAAAGGCCGAATCATCGGTAAAATGGGAGCCGAAGGCATATTCGCGCTAACGATCCCGGAGAAGGGCTTAGGCTTCGTCCTGAAAATCGAGGACGGCAATCAACGCGCCTTATATCCGGCTGTCGTTGAAGCCTTAAAGCAGCTAAGCCTGCTCTCGGAATCGGAAGTCAGCGAACTTCGTTTCTTTCATACCCCAACCGTTCATAACTGGCAAGGTACCGAGGTCGGTATCATCCGCCCTGATTTCAAGCTTTAA
- a CDS encoding DNA repair helicase XPB, protein MSWDPNLPLIVQSDLSILLETHHPDFEAVRGELSRFADLIKSPEHLNMYRITPLSLWNAAAAGMPVDQISACLQKYAKFGVPTSVLSSIRKYAQRYGLLRMEDVGNELYLVSDDTVVLKEICAYESLKKYVEDTRGERAIAISPVSRGILKQELTRLGYPVEDLAAYRQGEFLPIALRDDDEAETSFQLRDYQKQAVDAFHRIDVEGSGVLVLPCGAGKTVVGIAAMARCKCATLILTSNVTSVKQWKREILSKTGLDQDQVGEYSGSSKEVKPITIATYQILTHRGKKEDEFSHMGLFSQREWGLIIYDEVHLLPAPVFRATAEIQATRRLGLTATLIREDGREEDVFSLVGPKKYDMAWKELESMGWIAKVTCQEVRVPLSGMDRDHYGASGARQQFRIAGENTAKLDVISHLLIRHANEPTLIIGQYLDQLAHIAAHTGAPMISGSMPYDSREELYEQFKKGQLPLLIVSKVANFAVDLPDAAVAIQVSGSYGSRQEEAQRLGRILRPKKEGAANTAVFYSLISEDTKEQDFALKRQLFLVEQGYEYAITYWGQGTKGQEGIHTYHEI, encoded by the coding sequence TTGTCATGGGATCCTAACCTTCCTCTGATCGTACAGAGTGATTTGTCGATTTTATTGGAAACGCATCACCCTGATTTCGAAGCCGTTAGAGGCGAACTGTCCCGTTTCGCGGATTTGATCAAAAGCCCAGAGCATCTCAACATGTATCGAATCACGCCCTTATCTCTATGGAATGCAGCGGCTGCGGGTATGCCAGTCGATCAAATATCGGCCTGCTTGCAGAAGTATGCGAAGTTTGGCGTTCCGACATCTGTGCTTAGCAGTATCCGCAAATATGCCCAAAGATATGGCCTGCTGCGCATGGAGGATGTCGGAAATGAGCTCTATCTGGTCAGTGATGACACGGTAGTTCTTAAAGAAATATGTGCGTATGAATCTTTGAAAAAATATGTAGAAGATACCCGCGGTGAGCGGGCTATTGCTATTTCTCCTGTTTCCCGGGGGATTCTGAAACAGGAGCTAACGAGACTCGGGTACCCTGTTGAGGATCTGGCCGCCTATCGTCAAGGCGAGTTTCTGCCGATTGCGCTTAGAGATGATGATGAGGCTGAAACCTCTTTTCAGCTGCGGGATTATCAGAAGCAGGCGGTCGATGCGTTTCATCGTATAGATGTCGAAGGAAGCGGTGTGTTGGTATTGCCTTGCGGTGCCGGGAAAACCGTGGTGGGGATAGCGGCCATGGCGAGGTGTAAGTGCGCTACATTAATTCTTACATCCAATGTGACATCTGTGAAGCAGTGGAAACGGGAGATTCTAAGCAAAACAGGACTGGACCAGGATCAGGTTGGGGAATACTCCGGTTCGTCCAAAGAAGTAAAGCCGATTACGATCGCTACGTATCAAATTTTGACTCATCGAGGCAAGAAGGAAGACGAATTTTCACATATGGGGCTGTTCAGTCAGCGAGAATGGGGGCTCATTATTTATGATGAGGTTCATTTGCTGCCTGCTCCGGTATTCCGTGCTACTGCTGAAATTCAGGCAACGCGCAGACTCGGATTAACGGCTACCTTAATTAGGGAAGACGGCCGGGAGGAGGATGTTTTCTCACTCGTGGGTCCTAAGAAATATGACATGGCTTGGAAAGAACTTGAGTCGATGGGCTGGATTGCCAAGGTGACTTGTCAGGAAGTGCGCGTACCGCTTTCAGGCATGGATCGGGATCATTATGGTGCTTCTGGAGCTAGACAGCAGTTCAGGATTGCCGGGGAAAATACGGCCAAGTTGGATGTCATCTCTCATTTGCTCATCCGGCACGCCAATGAACCAACGCTCATTATCGGTCAATATCTCGATCAGTTAGCGCATATTGCTGCTCACACGGGAGCGCCTATGATCAGCGGCAGCATGCCCTATGATAGCAGGGAGGAGCTGTATGAGCAGTTTAAAAAGGGACAATTGCCCCTGCTTATTGTGTCCAAGGTCGCCAATTTTGCCGTGGACCTGCCTGATGCTGCGGTAGCCATTCAAGTATCGGGCAGCTATGGTTCGCGCCAAGAGGAGGCGCAGCGACTTGGTAGGATCCTCCGCCCCAAAAAGGAAGGTGCGGCGAATACGGCTGTCTTCTACTCGTTAATCAGCGAAGACACGAAGGAACAGGATTTTGCCTTGAAGCGGCAGCTTTTTTTGGTCGAGCAAGGGTACGAATACGCGATTACCTATTGGGGTCAAGGAACGAAAGGTCAGGAAGGGATACATACATATCATGAGATATGA
- a CDS encoding YlbF family regulator, with the protein MASMLQTMEADTIDMSAVLMQAYDMGDMINSSAEVADYLYWKNAVESSEEVKGLKAIFARKKDAFEECERFGHYHPSYHQALAAVNEIQDKLQEVEAVRKFKEAEDRLDDLLFTVSTTIAHAVSDTIKVPSNNPLPTGKGCSSGGSCSGNCG; encoded by the coding sequence ATGGCAAGTATGTTACAAACAATGGAAGCAGATACGATAGATATGTCGGCCGTTCTTATGCAGGCTTACGACATGGGTGACATGATTAATTCCTCTGCAGAAGTGGCAGATTATTTATATTGGAAGAACGCGGTTGAAAGCAGTGAAGAAGTAAAGGGACTTAAGGCTATTTTTGCCAGAAAGAAAGACGCCTTCGAAGAGTGTGAGCGGTTTGGGCATTACCACCCAAGCTATCACCAAGCTTTGGCAGCTGTGAACGAGATTCAGGACAAGCTTCAAGAAGTTGAAGCTGTTCGCAAATTCAAGGAAGCCGAGGATCGCCTGGACGATTTATTGTTTACGGTATCCACGACGATTGCTCACGCTGTTTCGGATACGATTAAAGTGCCCAGCAATAATCCGCTGCCAACCGGCAAAGGCTGCAGTTCCGGTGGGAGCTGCAGCGGCAATTGCGGTTAA
- a CDS encoding YlbG family protein — translation MMIERSGLIIWVNDIKAARNLERFGSLHYISKKMNYAVLYIHASKVDETTRNLLKLPYVKKVEKSYRNEIKTEYSSDVPDKTRFYTL, via the coding sequence ATGATGATTGAGCGCAGCGGACTTATCATTTGGGTGAACGATATTAAAGCCGCCAGAAATTTGGAACGGTTCGGTTCGCTTCACTACATTTCAAAGAAAATGAATTATGCAGTTCTTTATATACATGCGAGTAAAGTAGATGAGACGACACGGAACCTTTTGAAGCTTCCTTACGTCAAAAAGGTAGAGAAGTCTTACCGCAATGAAATAAAAACCGAATACAGTAGTGATGTGCCGGACAAAACTAGATTTTACACCCTTTGA